A genomic stretch from Desulfohalobium retbaense DSM 5692 includes:
- the plsY gene encoding glycerol-3-phosphate 1-O-acyltransferase PlsY, whose translation MGQFLFTIGWLALCYLLGSVPFGLVIGQAACRIDPRHYGSRNTGATNVARTCGTKYGVGTLLLDIGKGGVPVALAMVVSTSPWFLSLTGAAVLLGHMFSVFLDGKGGKGVATTIGVFLVLSFWPLFWSLVLCLLLIWWTGFVSVGSLALVTALPVLLAVFGQWGFVPLALVVLLLVYWRHRENIERLAKGAENPWR comes from the coding sequence ATGGGACAATTCCTGTTTACAATAGGCTGGCTGGCCCTGTGCTACCTTTTGGGCAGTGTCCCGTTCGGTTTGGTGATCGGCCAGGCCGCATGCCGGATTGACCCCCGGCATTACGGCAGCCGCAATACCGGGGCCACCAATGTCGCCAGGACCTGCGGCACCAAATACGGGGTGGGGACGCTGTTGCTTGATATCGGCAAAGGGGGAGTGCCGGTGGCTCTGGCCATGGTCGTGAGCACATCTCCCTGGTTTTTGAGCCTGACCGGTGCGGCTGTGCTTCTCGGACACATGTTTTCCGTGTTCCTGGACGGCAAGGGCGGCAAGGGTGTGGCCACGACCATCGGGGTTTTTCTGGTCCTCTCCTTTTGGCCCCTTTTCTGGAGCTTGGTCCTGTGCCTGCTGCTCATCTGGTGGACAGGTTTCGTTTCCGTCGGGTCGCTGGCCCTGGTGACTGCTTTGCCTGTTTTGCTGGCAGTTTTCGGCCAGTGGGGTTTTGTGCCTCTGGCCCTGGTGGTTCTGTTGCTTGTGTATTGGCGGCACCGGGAAAATATTGAACGCTTGGCCAAAGGGGCGGAAAACCCCTGGCGCTGA
- a CDS encoding ribonuclease catalytic domain-containing protein yields the protein MRHETQQITSGTVVEFMQSNQPIVAWVVDAQPNRLRVVTINKRESKLPAARVLPWSGPSYTAAASREEFLERLEQHQQRRVQLAAELEPESLWDLVRDDVQRGTARWFAELIWADPDADQIAAMGRALLESKAHFKFVTPNFEIYSEEKVQLRLAEMEAARRRQELIDHGHGFLKALWAKRRGEETVLPELSAELVDQLRQLLQRRMADPEDGETANVWRELRKGLPDDPHLPLRLAQAWGLVPEHYNVLLDRAGYSWGDGWSQAYTQEIERLENVVGEGAGNPEPERFVSIDGASTEDLDDAFFLERDGEGYRLTLALACPVWGWHFGSPLDQAVAERATSLYLPEGASHMLPERLGTGLYSLRAGQTRPALLVDMALDARGSLQEVSPRLGWVRVAENLTYAAVEEAMAGGTAPAMLTEALDLATTLRDRRIRNGAVIIERPEPELVLEDEGQTTRVRLEMKEPTPQAQLVVSEFMILTNRAVAQWANAQGVSLVHRTQDINLGNGSAGIWSDPAQAYQIVRQMGPSKLALAPQPHASLGVNAYVPVTSPLRRYTDFLNMAQIMTFVQSGQARLDAAAFEELLPYLSARQDNVAQIQRFRPRYWKLEYLRQNQDAWWPGIVVEAGPKLITVALPREQVLLRGKRNLFDEPPSVGERLLVRVGKIDPLNNAIELMEVREETWDNSCLQ from the coding sequence ATGCGACATGAGACTCAGCAGATCACCTCGGGGACGGTTGTTGAATTCATGCAGAGCAACCAGCCGATTGTGGCCTGGGTGGTCGACGCCCAACCCAATCGACTGCGTGTGGTAACGATCAATAAACGGGAAAGCAAACTCCCTGCGGCCCGGGTGCTGCCCTGGTCCGGGCCGAGCTACACCGCCGCAGCCTCCCGGGAGGAATTCCTGGAGCGCCTGGAGCAGCACCAGCAGCGCCGGGTGCAATTGGCCGCAGAACTGGAGCCCGAGTCCCTGTGGGACTTGGTACGCGACGATGTCCAGCGTGGCACGGCCCGGTGGTTTGCTGAACTCATCTGGGCCGACCCTGACGCCGACCAGATCGCGGCCATGGGCCGGGCGCTTTTGGAAAGCAAAGCCCACTTCAAGTTCGTCACTCCCAATTTTGAGATTTATTCCGAGGAAAAGGTCCAGCTTCGCCTGGCAGAGATGGAAGCGGCCCGGCGGCGACAGGAACTGATCGACCACGGCCACGGTTTTTTAAAGGCGCTCTGGGCCAAGCGCCGGGGCGAGGAAACGGTCCTGCCGGAATTGTCGGCGGAATTGGTCGACCAGTTGCGCCAGCTTCTTCAGCGGCGCATGGCCGATCCTGAAGATGGGGAAACCGCCAATGTCTGGCGGGAACTGCGCAAAGGACTGCCCGACGACCCCCATTTGCCCTTGCGTCTGGCCCAGGCCTGGGGACTTGTTCCCGAGCACTATAACGTCCTTCTGGACCGGGCCGGGTACAGTTGGGGCGACGGTTGGTCCCAGGCCTATACGCAGGAAATTGAACGTCTGGAAAACGTTGTCGGGGAGGGCGCCGGCAATCCGGAACCGGAGCGGTTCGTCAGCATAGACGGGGCCTCGACCGAAGACCTCGACGACGCCTTTTTCCTTGAGCGCGACGGCGAAGGGTACCGCTTGACGCTCGCCCTGGCCTGTCCGGTCTGGGGATGGCACTTCGGCAGCCCGCTGGACCAGGCCGTGGCTGAGCGGGCGACAAGCCTGTATCTCCCGGAAGGAGCGAGCCACATGCTCCCCGAACGGCTCGGCACCGGGCTGTACAGTCTGCGCGCGGGACAGACCCGGCCGGCCCTGCTGGTGGACATGGCCCTGGATGCGCGTGGGAGCCTGCAGGAGGTCTCTCCCCGTCTGGGCTGGGTGCGGGTGGCGGAAAATCTGACCTATGCGGCGGTGGAAGAGGCTATGGCCGGGGGAACGGCCCCGGCCATGCTCACCGAGGCCCTGGATCTGGCGACCACCCTGCGCGACCGGCGGATCCGCAACGGCGCCGTGATCATTGAGCGCCCGGAACCCGAGTTGGTCCTCGAAGATGAGGGGCAGACCACCAGAGTCCGTCTGGAGATGAAGGAACCGACCCCGCAGGCCCAGTTGGTGGTCAGCGAATTCATGATCCTGACCAATCGTGCTGTGGCCCAGTGGGCCAACGCTCAGGGGGTGAGCCTGGTCCACAGGACGCAGGATATCAATCTGGGAAACGGCAGCGCGGGGATCTGGAGCGATCCGGCCCAGGCCTACCAGATCGTGCGGCAAATGGGGCCGTCCAAACTCGCGTTGGCGCCCCAGCCCCATGCGAGTCTTGGGGTCAATGCCTATGTTCCGGTCACCTCCCCCTTGCGGCGTTATACCGATTTTCTCAATATGGCCCAGATCATGACCTTTGTGCAGTCGGGCCAGGCGCGTCTGGATGCGGCGGCCTTTGAAGAGCTGTTGCCGTATCTGAGCGCTCGACAGGACAATGTGGCCCAGATCCAGCGGTTTCGGCCACGATACTGGAAATTGGAGTACCTGCGCCAGAATCAGGACGCGTGGTGGCCGGGTATTGTCGTCGAGGCCGGTCCCAAATTGATCACGGTGGCGCTACCCCGGGAACAGGTCCTTTTGCGGGGCAAACGCAATCTTTTCGATGAACCCCCCTCTGTCGGCGAGCGTCTTCTGGTCCGGGTGGGCAAAATCGACCCCTTGAACAACGCAATCGAACTCATGGAAGTGCGGGAGGAAACATGGGACAATTCCTGTTTACAATAG
- a CDS encoding IMP cyclohydrolase, which produces MADLKKKYHTIQQDPFPDTMRLVIGDQELVFAKRTWTIEGEAKGLRYGENPDQPAALYALEAGSLELGGVTFREQGQGLVSALTEEHILQSGKHPGKINLTDVDNGINILQYLGAKPAAVILKHNNPCGAAWSDQGLATALENAFACDRIAAFGGTVVVNRPIDQATATFLSQSYFEVVAAPDYEAGTVDILQGRKNLRILQVPGLANLDFLLQRPYLDIKSLTDGGMVVQFSFRNQITSAEQWEPARAEKDGLIVTARPPSAQEAEDLLFAWAVEAGVTSNSVIFARNGATVAIGTGEQDRVGCVELAIHKAYTKYADGLAFAQSGGSLYQLKSQARTGDQEAAQQLEAIEAQTRREHGGLPGSVMVSDGFFPFRDGVDVALAEGVSAIAQPGGSIRDVEVIQAVNEAEPQVAMVFTGQRSFKH; this is translated from the coding sequence ATGGCTGATTTGAAAAAAAAGTATCACACGATCCAACAGGACCCTTTCCCAGACACTATGCGCCTCGTTATCGGCGATCAGGAGCTGGTTTTCGCCAAGCGCACCTGGACGATCGAGGGGGAGGCCAAAGGGCTGCGGTATGGCGAGAATCCGGACCAGCCAGCGGCATTGTATGCCCTGGAAGCCGGCAGCCTCGAACTCGGCGGCGTCACATTCCGCGAACAGGGGCAGGGACTGGTCTCGGCCTTGACCGAAGAGCATATACTGCAATCCGGAAAGCATCCGGGCAAGATCAATCTGACCGATGTCGATAACGGGATCAATATTCTCCAATATCTGGGGGCCAAGCCGGCGGCCGTGATCCTGAAGCACAACAACCCTTGCGGCGCGGCCTGGTCCGACCAAGGGCTGGCCACGGCTCTGGAAAACGCTTTCGCCTGCGACCGCATTGCCGCCTTTGGCGGGACTGTGGTCGTCAACCGCCCGATCGACCAGGCAACGGCTACGTTTTTGAGCCAGTCCTATTTTGAAGTCGTGGCCGCCCCGGACTACGAGGCCGGGACGGTGGACATTCTGCAAGGGCGCAAGAATCTGCGCATTTTACAGGTTCCCGGTCTGGCCAACCTCGATTTTCTCTTGCAGCGCCCGTATCTGGATATCAAATCATTGACTGACGGGGGCATGGTTGTCCAGTTCTCGTTTCGCAACCAGATCACGAGCGCTGAGCAATGGGAGCCGGCCCGGGCCGAAAAAGACGGGCTCATCGTCACGGCCCGCCCCCCTTCGGCTCAAGAGGCCGAAGATCTCCTCTTTGCCTGGGCCGTGGAGGCCGGCGTGACGTCCAATTCGGTCATCTTCGCCCGCAACGGGGCCACAGTCGCGATCGGCACCGGGGAGCAGGACCGGGTCGGCTGCGTTGAACTGGCCATCCATAAAGCCTACACCAAGTACGCTGATGGACTCGCCTTTGCCCAAAGCGGGGGATCGTTGTACCAATTGAAGAGCCAAGCCCGGACCGGAGACCAGGAAGCCGCGCAACAGCTCGAGGCCATCGAGGCTCAGACCCGGCGTGAGCACGGCGGACTGCCCGGCTCGGTCATGGTCTCCGACGGATTCTTTCCCTTTCGTGACGGCGTAGATGTGGCCCTGGCCGAAGGGGTCAGCGCCATCGCTCAGCCCGGTGGCTCCATCCGCGACGTGGAAGTGATCCAGGCCGTCAACGAGGCCGAGCCCCAGGTGGCTATGGTTTTCACCGGTCAACGATCTTTTAAGCACTAG
- a CDS encoding transglycosylase SLT domain-containing protein → MQNKKHPLSYEIPLIAVLVLVQIGLVLWYLHRTGQVFQFQTGVTIISLDQSREPGRLSPYGPGFERELVDSFARESDLAVRWNEADTWQEAREKLLNGSGDLLIAPGVPPISWPIDGLAAGPVYLDSPSLLVHHTQRFGLRSIYDLCQVPLNVPAIPALNSLVFDAEVEIPCRPEVVTRGGGGVQSLLEFMEAEEARFALVDKHRFQAWAPFYPEVRQTYTFPDQASLGYRWYWATDRPEVSQALNAFWERPEQATVLAQLRERYAGFFPAQPDYYELRHLSKVLRNRLQRYLPTIRQAAEENGLDPLWLVAMIYQESHFDPQATSHTGVRGLMQITRNTARELGIDNRLDPEQSILGGARYVKYLWERFEGQGLEAWDRWFMALAAYNQGYNHARDAMRLTEQLGKDPHFWGDIKSVFPLLSYSRYHSRVEAGYARGFEAVDYVQSIRLYYYILHGFVSLSRPESEYLAPLLGLVPRGWPG, encoded by the coding sequence ATGCAGAATAAAAAACACCCGTTGTCCTATGAAATACCCCTGATTGCGGTTTTGGTGCTCGTGCAGATCGGGCTTGTCCTGTGGTATCTGCACCGCACAGGCCAGGTATTTCAATTTCAAACGGGTGTCACGATCATTTCCTTGGACCAGTCCCGGGAGCCGGGCCGTTTGAGCCCCTACGGCCCGGGCTTCGAGCGGGAACTGGTGGACTCTTTCGCCCGCGAAAGCGACCTCGCCGTTCGCTGGAACGAGGCCGACACCTGGCAGGAGGCCAGGGAAAAACTTCTCAACGGTAGCGGCGACCTCCTTATCGCGCCCGGAGTGCCGCCTATTTCCTGGCCAATCGACGGTCTGGCCGCCGGCCCGGTCTATCTGGACTCCCCCAGCCTGCTGGTCCACCATACCCAGCGTTTCGGCCTGCGATCCATCTACGATCTGTGCCAGGTCCCTTTGAACGTCCCAGCCATTCCGGCCCTGAATTCGCTGGTCTTCGATGCCGAAGTGGAGATCCCCTGCCGTCCGGAGGTCGTCACCCGTGGGGGCGGGGGGGTGCAGAGCCTCCTGGAGTTCATGGAGGCAGAAGAGGCCCGCTTTGCTTTGGTGGACAAACACCGTTTCCAGGCCTGGGCCCCGTTTTACCCGGAAGTGCGCCAGACCTACACGTTTCCTGACCAGGCCAGTCTCGGCTATCGCTGGTATTGGGCGACTGATCGGCCCGAAGTCAGTCAGGCGCTGAACGCGTTCTGGGAACGCCCGGAGCAGGCCACCGTTTTGGCCCAGCTCCGGGAGCGCTATGCCGGCTTTTTCCCGGCGCAGCCGGATTACTATGAACTGCGCCACCTGTCCAAAGTCTTGCGCAACCGGCTCCAGCGGTACCTGCCGACCATCCGCCAAGCCGCCGAGGAAAATGGCCTCGATCCTTTATGGTTGGTGGCCATGATCTACCAGGAATCCCATTTCGATCCCCAGGCCACAAGCCATACAGGCGTCCGGGGGCTGATGCAGATCACCCGGAATACGGCCCGAGAACTCGGCATCGACAACCGGCTGGATCCCGAACAGAGCATTCTCGGCGGGGCACGGTATGTAAAATATCTCTGGGAGCGTTTCGAGGGCCAGGGACTGGAGGCATGGGACCGGTGGTTCATGGCCCTGGCTGCCTACAATCAGGGCTACAACCACGCCCGCGACGCTATGCGCCTGACAGAACAACTCGGCAAGGATCCCCACTTTTGGGGGGACATCAAGAGTGTCTTTCCGCTTTTGAGTTACAGCCGCTACCACTCCCGAGTCGAAGCCGGATACGCCCGAGGCTTCGAGGCTGTGGACTACGTCCAAAGCATCCGTTTGTATTATTACATCCTACACGGATTCGTCTCCCTTTCGCGTCCGGAAAGTGAGTACCTTGCCCCGTTGCTTGGGCTCGTCCCCCGGGGCTGGCCCGGTTGA